In the genome of Pseudomonas sp. LBUM920, one region contains:
- a CDS encoding bifunctional diguanylate cyclase/phosphodiesterase: MTMTEQLNALGSILAQGSLHSLFQPIICLSERRILGYEALSRGPSNSPLHSPVALFSVAGHAGRLSELEMACRESACRRFSEQKLPGKLFLNISPESLMETAHQPGRTLQLLRDFGIPPSQVVIELTEQTPTDDFDLLQTALHHYRDMGFAIALDDLGAGYSSLRLWSELRPDYVKIDRHFIDGIHQDALKREFVGSILQIARASRAQVIAEGIELPEELAVLTEMGVDLVQGYLLCRPQEQPPQEARLMLPKQDNANLALSEEGSDLSALLNEQPAVDQDTATAQVLESFRRQANLNSLAVLDGRGHPVGIVHRHSLSDALLKPFATDLFARKPISRLMSDDFLAVELSQSLQQVSRLLTSRARQRIEEDFIITLNGDYLGLGRVIDVLKLITELKIQQARYANPLTLLPGNVPIQQCLTRLLQQQRESVICYVDIDSFKPFNDIYGYGRGDEVLLCLAQCLNDRVDPSRDFVGHIGGDDFLLVLGPQDWRKRLNQLLDDFHTQCRRFYRAEHLDAGCFVALNRQGARQEFALLSLSIGVVHLYPQACGQLDASQLAELASQAKHHAKDVAGYSIHVIDSMDMLAQTL; the protein is encoded by the coding sequence ATGACCATGACCGAACAGCTGAATGCATTGGGCTCTATCCTGGCTCAAGGCAGTTTGCACAGCCTGTTCCAACCGATCATTTGCCTGTCCGAACGGCGCATCCTCGGCTACGAAGCCCTCAGCCGTGGCCCTTCCAATAGTCCATTGCACTCCCCGGTCGCGCTGTTCTCAGTGGCCGGGCATGCCGGGCGCCTCAGTGAGCTGGAGATGGCCTGCCGCGAAAGCGCGTGTCGACGGTTCAGCGAACAGAAACTGCCAGGCAAGCTGTTCCTGAATATCTCGCCGGAATCCTTGATGGAGACCGCGCATCAACCGGGGCGCACCTTGCAATTGCTGCGCGACTTCGGCATTCCCCCCAGCCAAGTGGTGATCGAACTCACCGAGCAGACCCCCACCGACGACTTCGATCTGCTGCAAACCGCACTGCACCATTACCGCGACATGGGCTTCGCCATCGCCCTGGATGACCTGGGCGCCGGCTATTCCAGCCTGCGGTTGTGGTCGGAGCTGCGCCCAGACTACGTGAAGATTGATCGGCATTTTATCGACGGCATCCATCAGGACGCGCTCAAGCGTGAGTTCGTCGGCTCCATCCTGCAAATCGCCAGGGCGTCGCGGGCACAGGTCATTGCCGAAGGTATTGAGCTACCCGAAGAATTGGCGGTGTTGACCGAGATGGGCGTGGACCTGGTCCAGGGCTACCTGCTTTGCCGCCCGCAGGAGCAGCCGCCCCAGGAAGCACGCCTGATGCTGCCCAAGCAGGATAATGCCAACCTCGCCCTCAGCGAAGAAGGCAGCGACCTCAGTGCCCTGCTTAACGAGCAGCCGGCGGTGGATCAGGACACTGCCACCGCCCAGGTGCTGGAGTCGTTCCGCCGCCAGGCCAATCTCAATTCGCTGGCGGTGCTGGACGGGCGTGGCCACCCGGTAGGCATCGTGCACCGGCATTCGTTATCCGACGCGCTGCTCAAGCCCTTCGCCACCGACCTGTTCGCGCGCAAGCCCATCAGCCGTTTGATGAGCGATGACTTTTTGGCAGTTGAATTGAGCCAATCGCTGCAGCAAGTCAGCCGCCTGCTGACCAGCCGCGCGCGGCAACGGATTGAAGAGGATTTCATCATCACGCTCAATGGCGATTACCTGGGCCTGGGGCGGGTGATCGATGTGCTCAAGCTGATCACCGAACTGAAGATCCAGCAGGCGCGTTACGCCAACCCGCTAACGCTGCTGCCGGGCAACGTGCCGATCCAGCAATGCCTGACGCGGCTGTTGCAGCAACAACGAGAGTCAGTGATCTGCTACGTGGATATCGACAGCTTCAAACCGTTCAACGATATCTACGGTTACGGGCGCGGGGATGAGGTCTTGCTGTGCCTGGCGCAGTGCCTCAACGACCGGGTTGACCCCAGCCGCGACTTTGTCGGGCATATAGGCGGCGATGATTTTTTGCTGGTGCTCGGCCCACAGGATTGGCGCAAGCGGCTTAACCAGTTGCTGGATGATTTTCACACCCAGTGCCGACGCTTCTACCGCGCCGAACACCTCGACGCCGGCTGCTTTGTGGCGTTGAACCGCCAGGGCGCGCGTCAGGAATTCGCCTTGTTGTCGCTGTCGATCGGCGTGGTGCATTTATATCCACAGGCCTGTGGGCAACTCGACGCCAGCCAGTTGGCGGAGCTGGCCTCGCAGGCCAAGCACCACGCCAAGGATGTGGCGGGCTACAGCATTCATGTGATCGACAGCATGGACATGCTGGCCCAGACGCTTTAA
- a CDS encoding carboxy terminal-processing peptidase — MKHLFPSTALAFFIGLGFASMSTNTFAANSWDNLQPDRDEVIASLNVVELLKRHHYSKPPLDDARSVIIYDSYLKLLDPSRSYFLASDIAEFDKWKTQFDDFLKSGDLQPGFTIYKRYLDRVKARLDFALGELDKGVDKLDFTQKETLLVDRKDAPWLTSSAALDDLWRKRVKDEVLRLKIAGKEPKAIQELLTKRYKNQLARLDQTRAEDIFQAYINTFAMSYDPHTNYLSPDNAENFDINMSLSLEGIGAVLQSDNDQVKIVRLVPAGPADKTKQVAPADKIIGVAQADKEMVDVVGWRLDEVVKLIRGPKGSVVRLEVIPHTNAPNDQTSKIVSITREAVKLEDQAVQKQILNLKQDGKDYKLGVIVIPAFYLDFKAFRAGDPDYKSTTRDVKKILTELQKDKVDGVVIDLRNNGGGSLQEATELTSLFIDKGPTVLVRNADGRVDVLEDENPGAFYKGPMALLVNRLSASASEIFAGAMQDYHRALIVGGQTFGKGTVQTIQPLNHGELKLTLAKFYRVSGQSTQHQGVLPDVDFPSIIDTKEIGESALPEAMPWDTIRPAIKPASDPFKPFLTQLKADHDARSAKDAEFVFIRDKLALAKKLMEEKTVSLNEADRRAQHTSIENQQLVLENARRKAKGEDPLKELKKEDEDALPTEPEKTKPEDDAYLSETGRILLDYLKISKQVAKQ, encoded by the coding sequence TGCAAGCCTTAACGTCGTCGAGTTGCTCAAGCGCCATCACTACAGCAAGCCGCCGCTGGACGACGCGCGCTCGGTGATCATCTACGACAGCTACCTCAAGCTGCTGGATCCGTCGCGCAGCTACTTCCTGGCCAGCGATATCGCTGAGTTCGATAAGTGGAAGACCCAGTTCGACGACTTCCTCAAAAGCGGCGACCTGCAGCCCGGCTTCACCATTTACAAGCGTTACCTGGACCGCGTCAAAGCGCGTCTGGACTTCGCCCTGGGTGAGCTGGACAAAGGCGTCGACAAGCTCGACTTCACCCAGAAAGAAACCCTTCTGGTGGATCGCAAGGACGCGCCTTGGCTGACCAGCAGCGCCGCCCTTGACGACCTGTGGCGCAAACGCGTCAAGGACGAAGTGCTGCGCTTGAAGATCGCCGGCAAAGAGCCCAAGGCCATTCAAGAGCTGTTGACCAAGCGCTACAAGAATCAGCTGGCACGTCTGGACCAGACCCGTGCCGAAGATATCTTCCAGGCCTACATCAACACCTTCGCGATGTCCTACGACCCGCACACCAATTATCTGTCGCCAGATAACGCGGAAAACTTTGATATCAACATGAGTCTGTCGCTGGAGGGCATCGGTGCCGTCCTGCAAAGCGACAATGACCAGGTCAAGATCGTGCGTCTGGTGCCGGCAGGTCCGGCAGACAAAACCAAGCAGGTCGCTCCGGCCGACAAGATCATCGGCGTGGCCCAGGCCGACAAAGAGATGGTCGACGTGGTCGGCTGGCGTCTGGACGAAGTGGTCAAGCTGATCCGCGGGCCAAAAGGCAGCGTGGTGCGTCTGGAAGTGATTCCGCACACCAATGCACCGAACGACCAGACCAGCAAGATCGTGTCCATCACCCGTGAAGCGGTGAAGCTTGAAGACCAGGCCGTGCAGAAGCAGATCCTGAACCTCAAGCAGGATGGCAAGGATTACAAGCTGGGCGTGATTGTGATCCCGGCCTTCTACCTGGATTTCAAAGCGTTCCGTGCCGGTGATCCGGACTACAAGTCCACCACCCGCGACGTGAAGAAAATCCTGACCGAACTGCAGAAGGACAAAGTCGACGGCGTAGTGATCGATCTGCGCAACAACGGCGGCGGTTCCCTGCAGGAAGCCACCGAGCTGACCAGCCTGTTTATCGACAAAGGCCCGACCGTGTTGGTACGCAACGCTGACGGCCGTGTCGATGTGCTTGAGGACGAGAACCCGGGTGCCTTCTACAAAGGGCCGATGGCGTTGCTGGTCAACCGCCTCTCGGCTTCGGCCTCGGAAATTTTCGCCGGCGCGATGCAGGACTACCACCGTGCGCTGATCGTCGGCGGCCAGACCTTCGGTAAAGGCACCGTGCAGACCATTCAGCCGCTTAACCATGGCGAGCTGAAACTGACCCTGGCCAAGTTCTACCGGGTTTCCGGGCAGAGCACCCAGCATCAGGGCGTGCTGCCGGATGTCGACTTCCCGTCGATCATCGACACCAAGGAAATCGGCGAGAGCGCCCTGCCTGAAGCCATGCCGTGGGACACCATCCGCCCTGCGATCAAGCCGGCGTCGGACCCGTTCAAACCGTTCCTGACGCAGTTGAAGGCTGACCATGACGCGCGCTCCGCCAAGGATGCCGAGTTTGTGTTCATCCGCGACAAACTGGCCCTGGCCAAGAAGCTGATGGAAGAGAAAACCGTCAGCCTCAACGAAGCCGATCGCCGTGCGCAGCACACCAGCATCGAAAATCAGCAACTGGTACTGGAAAACGCCCGCCGCAAGGCCAAAGGCGAAGACCCGCTCAAGGAACTGAAGAAAGAAGATGAAGATGCGCTGCCGACCGAGCCGGAAAAAACCAAGCCGGAAGACGACGCCTACCTGTCTGAAACAGGCCGGATCCTGCTCGACTACCTGAAAATCAGCAAACAGGTGGCCAAGCAGTAA